Proteins encoded by one window of Gordonia jinghuaiqii:
- a CDS encoding mycothiol transferase — protein MRSTDVLTDGLGRIAENVHAVLDGLSADVLNRAPGPGANTIAWLVWHLTRVQDVQVADVAGTDEVWVGGGWVDRFGLPFSPADTGYGHSADEAARVVVDDAALLRNYYDATHAVSVEYIAALTDSDLDRIVDDNWDPPVTLGVRLVSVIDDDAQHIGQAAYLRGLFS, from the coding sequence ATGCGTTCGACGGATGTGTTGACAGACGGACTCGGGCGAATCGCCGAGAACGTACATGCGGTGCTCGACGGTCTTTCGGCCGACGTGCTCAACCGGGCGCCGGGGCCCGGTGCCAACACCATCGCGTGGCTGGTGTGGCACCTGACCCGCGTGCAGGATGTCCAAGTCGCCGATGTCGCCGGCACCGACGAGGTGTGGGTCGGCGGTGGCTGGGTGGACCGATTCGGTCTTCCGTTCTCCCCGGCCGACACCGGGTACGGACACTCGGCCGACGAGGCGGCGCGAGTTGTCGTCGACGATGCCGCGCTGCTGCGGAACTATTACGACGCGACCCACGCGGTGAGCGTCGAATACATTGCCGCGCTGACAGATTCGGATCTCGACCGGATTGTCGACGACAACTGGGATCCGCCGGTGACCCTGGGTGTGCGGCTGGTCAGCGTGATCGACGACGACGCCCAGCACATCGGCCAGGCGGCATACCTGCGGGGCCTGTTCTCCTGA